CTCGATCTCCTAGCCACCGGCCCCGCCTGCGAACCCGACGTCGTGGCTGCAGCCGTCGAGCACGTCGCCAATCTACCCCTCATCGACAAGCTCATCGCCAAAGGTCAAAACAAAGTCAGCTTTACCCTCCGCAACAACCTCCAGGTCGACGTCCGCCTCCTCCCCCGCGCCAGCTACGGAGCCGCCCTCCAATACTTCACCGGCAGCAAGATGCACAACGTAGCCCTCCGCCAGCGCGCCATCAAACGCGGCCTGACCCTCAGCGAATACGCCCTCCTCCGATTGGAAGACAACAAGATCATCGCCTCTGAATCCGAAGCCGACATCTACAACGCCCTTGACCTCGACTACATCCCACCCGAACTCCGCGAAAACGGAGGCGAACTCGAAGCCGCCGCAACCCACACCCTCCCCCAGCTCATCACGCTGGCCGACATCCGCGGCGACCTGCACATGCACACCGAAGCCACCGACGGCCGCGACACCATCCGCCAGATGGCCGAAGCCGCCCTCGCCCGAGGCCTCGCCTACATCGCCATCACCGACCACAGCAAAAACCTCGCTATGACCAACGGCCTCGACGACACGAGGGCCCTCGCCCACATCAAACGCATCCGCGAAGTCGACGCCGAACTCCAGCAAGACCTCCTCGAACTCTCCGAAGCCCTTCAACGTGATACGCCGCCCTCAAAATCGACCCTGAAGGATCTCTTCTCTCGTCTCAAAGGTCCGTCATCTCGACCCAAACCCGAGAACTCCTTGACCACTCAAAAAGATCCGTCATCTCGACCCAAACCCGAGAACTCTTTGACCACTCAAAAAGATCCGTCATCTCGACCGGAGCGCAGCGGAGTGGAGAGACCCCCGCATTTCTCCAACCCCAGCAAAAGTCTCCCCCTCACCTTCCGCATTCTCCCCGGCATCGAAGTCGACATCCTCGCCGACGGCGCCCTCGACCTCGACGACGGGACCCTCGCCCAGATGGACATCGTCGTAGCCAGCGTCCACTCCCACTTCAACCAACCATCCGAAGAGATGACCGCGCGCGTCCTCCGCGCCCTCGAGAACCCGCACGTCCGCATCCTCGGCCATCCCACCGGCCGCAAGGTCCTCGGCCGCGAAGCCTACGCCATCAACATCGACGCAATCTTAAAATCCGCCGCACAAAAAGGCGTAGCCGTCGAGCACAACGCCAGCCCAGCCCGCGCCGACCTCAACGATCTCCACCTCCGCCTCGCGAAAAAACACAACTGCAAGATCGTCATCAACACCGACGCCCACGCCACCGAAGAGCTCGACCAGATGCGTTACGGCATCACCCAGCTTCGCCGCGCCTGGCTCACCCCCGCCGACATCCTCAACACCCAACCCACCGCCGAGGCTCTCCTCCAGCAACTCCGCCCCAAACCCTGATCGTCGCAAACCCACGCGTCGAAACGATGGCCCGGAAGACTCCCGATCTTCCAGGCCATCAGTCTCATCTACTGCACGCTTCTACTGCACGAACCCAGGGCTATCCGCCGTGAGCCGCACCGCTGTGACCTTCCCCGTCAGACGAATCAGTACCTTGCCCAGTGGATCGTAGTTCTCAATGGTGAATGTCCCCTGGAAGCTGTCCCTGTCTCCATCGACAGTGACATTTTCGCTGATGTTTGAAGGCCCAATAAGAACGTTCAGTGGCTGCTTGGTCTTCGGATCCAAAATTACATTCCCCTTCGCATCCACAGTCAGGCCGCTCCAGTTCATAGCGTAGTGGCTAAGTTTGAAGCTGGATCGTCCCGTCTGCTTCCACGCGCCCAGGCAAAAACTGCCCGTCAGAGGATCACGGCCCGAGTTCATAATCTCGGTCCCGTCGCTGTGCCAGGCCGAGTATCCCTGGTCTAGCACCGCGCCGTCAGGGATTCCAGCCGACGTCAGGTTGCCCTCCGAGAGAAACTTGAACCGCCACAGTCCTACAATCGAAGCCCCTTCATGGCCAAAGTCCCAGTCCGCGCCCGTCAAGCCCGAACCAAGCACAAAGGCCATGGGTTTT
The nucleotide sequence above comes from Tunturibacter empetritectus. Encoded proteins:
- a CDS encoding PHP domain-containing protein codes for the protein MDNISIARLLDETASLLEIDSADPFRIRSYRRAAEAVEQQTTQLSTIADDPKQLLAISGIGKGMLANIQALLTTGTMPLREELLQKYKPTMLDLLRLPGMGPKTVALVWSFCQVCDIDGLEAAAKAGQLTKLPRMGEKFVTKLLKGIEDHRKNSSRFRIDKAQQHADTIINLIRAFPGIDEIIPAGSLRRGRETVGDLDLLATGPACEPDVVAAAVEHVANLPLIDKLIAKGQNKVSFTLRNNLQVDVRLLPRASYGAALQYFTGSKMHNVALRQRAIKRGLTLSEYALLRLEDNKIIASESEADIYNALDLDYIPPELRENGGELEAAATHTLPQLITLADIRGDLHMHTEATDGRDTIRQMAEAALARGLAYIAITDHSKNLAMTNGLDDTRALAHIKRIREVDAELQQDLLELSEALQRDTPPSKSTLKDLFSRLKGPSSRPKPENSLTTQKDPSSRPKPENSLTTQKDPSSRPERSGVERPPHFSNPSKSLPLTFRILPGIEVDILADGALDLDDGTLAQMDIVVASVHSHFNQPSEEMTARVLRALENPHVRILGHPTGRKVLGREAYAINIDAILKSAAQKGVAVEHNASPARADLNDLHLRLAKKHNCKIVINTDAHATEELDQMRYGITQLRRAWLTPADILNTQPTAEALLQQLRPKP